Below is a window of Escherichia coli DSM 30083 = JCM 1649 = ATCC 11775 DNA.
GACTCTGGTCGTGGGGCTGACCTTTATGTTCGCTACCTTCATTGCGGTCTTTACGGTAGATAAAGCAGGGCGTAAGCCGGCTCTGAAAATTGGTTTCAGCGTGATGGCGTTAGGCACTCTGGTGCTGGGTTACTGCCTGATGCAGTTTGATAACGGTACGGCTTCCAGTGGCTTGTCCTGGCTCTCTGTTGGCATGACGATGATGTGTATTGCCGGTTATGCGATGAGCGCCGCGCCAGTGGTGTGGATCTTGTGCTCTGAAATTCAGCCGCTGAAATGCCGCGATTTTGGCATCACCTGCTCAACGACGACAAACTGGGTGTCGAATATGATTATCGGCGCGACCTTCCTGACACTGCTTGATAGCATTGGCGCTGCCGGTACGTTCTGGCTCTACACTGCGCTGAACATTGCGTTTGTGGGCATCACTTTCTGGCTCATTCCGGAAACCAAAAATGTCACGCTGGAACATATCGAGCGCAAACTGATGGCAGGCGAAAAGTTGAGAAATATCGGCGTCTGATTTCACGGGCCGGATGTGCTGTACATCCGGCCCTTTTTTCGTTAATAGAGATTGGGCACCTGGCCGTTGAGGCGTTTGTCTCGTTCCTTATTCAGCCTTGTTGCGGTAACACACATCAGGAGAGAGGAATGAAAACAATTGGTTTGCTGGGAGGAATGAGCTGGGAATCCACTATTCCTTACTATCGTCTGATAAATGAAGGCATTAAACAGCGGCTTGGTGGGCTTCACTCTGCGCAAGTGCTGCTACATAGCGTCGATTTTCATGAAATAGAAGAGTGCCAGCGTCGCGGTGAGTGGGACAAAACCGGGGATATTCTGGCTGAGGCGGCGCTTGGCTTACAGCGGGCGGGCGCAGAAGGTATTGTGTTATGCACCAATACGATGCATAAAGTGGCGGATGCCATTGAGTCTCGTTGCTCTCTGCCTTTCTTACACATAGCGGATGCCACTGGACGTGCAATTACCGGGGCAGGAATGACTCGTGTGGCGCTGCTGGGTACACGTTACACCATGGAACAGGATTTTTATCGCGGGCGGCTGACGGAACAATTTTCCATCAACTGTCTTATTCCTGAAGCGGATGAACGGGCGAAAATTAATCAGATTATTTTTGAAGAACTGTGTCTGGGGCAATTTACCGAAGCGTCACGCGCTTATTATGCGCAAGTGATTGCTCGCCTTGCAGAACAGGGCGCACAGGGCGTCATTTTTGGCTGCACAGAAATTGGT
It encodes the following:
- the ygeA gene encoding amino acid racemase, producing the protein MKTIGLLGGMSWESTIPYYRLINEGIKQRLGGLHSAQVLLHSVDFHEIEECQRRGEWDKTGDILAEAALGLQRAGAEGIVLCTNTMHKVADAIESRCSLPFLHIADATGRAITGAGMTRVALLGTRYTMEQDFYRGRLTEQFSINCLIPEADERAKINQIIFEELCLGQFTEASRAYYAQVIARLAEQGAQGVIFGCTEIGLLVPEERSVLPVFDTAAIHAEDAVAFMLS